The sequence atgtgttaaacTTCCTACAAACATGAACTAGTTTAGTTCTGTCTCCACAGCTGGCAGGataatacagaataaagcaggaaaaactcaaaaactgtccacaaTGAGCAAATACATGTGAAAAATCAtgtgaaaactgttaaaattgaCAAAAGTGACTGAAAAGGTCACTCATGTCTTAAAACGTGTCCATATAAAAGTCCATAAAACGTCCAAACTGATGATtgaaaacaactcaaaacttTAATTCATCATAAAGGATCCTTATTTACTTTGAAATCTGTCAAAACTGatgcaaataaatatgaaaaatggaaaaactgccCAAAATTACTCAGGACATCCTCGAAAACTGAGACcgagaagaaagagactagaggggggccaccaagactccatgactcctctgaaggagaaccaTACTAGTGATGGGGGCCACCAAGACtccatgactcctctgaaggagaaccaTACTAGTGATGggggccaccaagactcctatgactcctctgaaggagaaccagactagtgagggaggccaccaagactcctatgactcctctgaaggagaaccatactagtgagggaggccaccaagactccatgattcctctgaaggagaaccaGAAGGAGAACCAGACTAGTGAGGagggccaccaagactcctatgactcctctgaaggagaaccaGACTAGtgagagaggccaccaagactccatgactcctctgaaggagaaccaGACTAGTGAGGGGGGCCACCAAGACtccatgactcctctgaaggagaaccaGAAGGAGAACCAGACTAGtgagagaggccaccaagactcctatgactcctctgaaggagaaccaGACTAGtgagagaggccaccaagactcctatgactcctctgaaggagaaccaGACTAGtgagagaggccaccaagactcctatgactcctctgaaggagaaccaGACTAGtgagagaggccaccaagactccatgactcctctgaaggagaaccaGACTAGTGAGGGGGGCCACCAAGACtccatgactcctctgaaggagaaccaGAAGGAGAACCAGACTAGtgagagaggccaccaagactccatgactcctctgaagaagTTACCAGACTAACAGAGAAATGTTGTCCGTCTCattgacattttaaagtgtaaaatcaTTGTAAAATGGTCTTTTCTGAAgcttttttgattattttgacaTCTATAATCCAACGTTCTGTGACTTTTCCAGCTGATCTTCActcctctgtttgctgttttcttcttcacatGTTTTCCTGACCCTCTGTTGCTCTGATTCAGTGGGTTTATGGCTCAGGTTTTATGGTTTTCCTGCAGAGATAACTAACGTCTAACTCATGGATCTGGGGTTTGGCTGCAGGGCGTCTCCGTCTGATCTCCTACATTCCTGCAGTGAGTCACGGAGGGAGGAGTTCTCCAGTCAGACCGGCTCAGACTCCTCTATGGAAGGAGGAGTCTGACTCTACTGACTCCTGCTGGAAGAACAACGTTttagttcctcctcctcccagagCAGCTCACTCTCAAAAACACCATAAACAGCTGCTTGGACGACCAAAAACCACCGTCTATAACCACCTCACTGCAGTCTTCCAcaactaaaacacattttagtcttcattttgtattttttagctttttaactCTAATTAAGGATATTCCATTTCTAAGAACAGTTAAATTACCAataatatgtaataataatagaaataattcATAAAAATGATACatataatgattaaaaaaaagctgtattttGACAGATTATTAATGTTTAAAGATGTTATAtaccaataaaaacacattaattctactttttttttcaatgaagagttctaaaattatggaaaatatctctttattttatttaatgaacaaatctgtaaaattacacaggtttgttcattaaataaaataatatataataaataaaatgataaaataataataaaataaataaaattatttttttatatatatgtgtgtgtgtgtgtgtgtgtgtgtgtgtatatgtgtatatatatgtatatatatatatatatatatacatatatatgcacatatatatatatatacatgcatgtatgtattcattcacatttttattaatttattttacattttgatattatgcaaatattttttaactatCTTTATTAATCTATTGTGAACttaaaatcacagtttaatatttcacagttttagggttttattatttaattttatatttttaactagattttttaaaatatttattttatatatttcttgaattttttttatctgttttattttgaacttAAAATCccattttaatattattctacattttaatttgatttttgggggttttaaaaaatgaaaaaaatagctaAAGCTTAAGGGAGAAAGTTCCATAATataacatatatatgtatgtgtattaaatattatctgtgttttttcatatgaagtattttaatttttgtgttttatattatttttaatttcaataatgagactatttgtgtaattttattaatatttttgtgtagTTCAAAACCAGAAATAGAtgggaaaaatacacaaaactataGCATTTAGAgagcagaaaaatatattaaaatgagaaaagtgtTGTTGTTTCACATCAAATCAGTGTTTCAGACACAGAAAGCTTCAGCTGCGTTTAATAAAAACCTCCAGCATCTGATTTCACTTCATCTCTGGGAGTTTCACCACTTTTTGAAAATAGAAACGGGAATTTTAGAGCTGAGGTCATCGTTAATTTTTTACAGCCGTGAGTCagaagctggaaaacaaatcaaatgaaagGAAGCAGCTGTGAGTGACTGAGTTcgacttcctgtttgtgtttcaggacATGGAGGTGAGCCCCAACGAGCTAATGAACATCCTCAACAAGGTCGTCGGCAAACGTAAGCTTTTCTCTTTCATATTTCACTAATCGGTGTTTAAATACAGCGAGCTAAGCTGAGCTAACGCTATCCGCTTCCTGTTTCAGACGGAAGCCTGAGGACCGACGGATTCAGCATCGAGTCCTGCAGGAGTATGGTGGCCGTCATGGACGTATCCTTCCACAGAAAGTAGAGCCAACAGTCGCTAATAACATACGATCCATGTAAGCTGTTAAATTACGATAAGAAagtatgatgctgccaccaccatgtttcacatcatgatgctaccaccaccatgtttcagatcatgatgctaccaccaccatgtttcacatcatgatgctaccaccaccgtgtttcacatcatgatgctaccaccaccatgtttcagatcatgatgctaccaccaccatgtttcacatcatgatgctaccaccaccgtgtttcacatcatgatgctaccaccaccatgtttcagatcatgatgctaccaccaccatgtttcacatcatgatgctaccaccaccatgtttcacatcatgatgctaccaccaccatgtttcagatcatgatgctaccaccaccatgtttcacatcatgatgctaccaccaccgtgtttcacatcatgatgctgccaccaccatgtttcacatcatgatgctgccaccaccgtgtttcacatcatgatgctaccaccaccatgcttcacatcatgatgctgccaccaccgtgtttcacatcatgatgctatcaccaccgtgcttcacatcatgatgctgccaccaccgtgcttcacatcatgatgctgccaccaccatgcttcacagtggggatggtgtgtttatgatgatgttcagtgtttggtgtccatcaaacatatcatctagtctgatggacataaagctccatcctggtctcctcagaccaaagaaccttcttccaggtgtcttcagagtctccacatgtctactggtgaactctagtccagatttaattggagctttttccatcagagtctttctctttgtctccataaaactttgactggtgaagaacagacaacagttgttggatgaacagtctgaagctggaactccttcagaggagtcataggagtcttggtggcctccctctctagtctctacCTTCATCTTTGGGCCCATTTTTCTTAGTTTCcattcacatttaaaatcaaagatAACAAAgtgaacagtttttgttttaagtTTGACTTTGACTCGGCGTTCTTCAGAGCGACAGCACCGGCAAACTGGGATTCCACGAGTTCAAGTATCTGTGGAACAACATCAAGAGATGGCAGgtcagttacagtcagttacagtcagtcagagtcagttacagtcagagtcagttacagtcagtcagagtcagttacagtcagttacagtcagttagtcagttacagtcagttacagtcagttacagtcacttagagtcagttacagtcagttagtcagttacagtcagttacagtcagtcagttagtcagttacagtcagttacagtcagttagtcagttacagtcagttacagtcagtcagttagtcagttacagtcagttacagtcagttacagtcacttagagtcagttacagtcagttacagtcagttacagtcagttacagtcagtcACAGTCAGTTAGAGTCAGTTAGTCAGTTACACTCAGTTAATCAGttacagtcagtcagtcagttacagtcagttacagtcagttagtcagttacagtcagtcACAGTCAGTCACAGTCAGTCAgagtcagttacagtcagttagtcagttacagtcagttacagtcagtcACAGTCAGTTAGAGTCAGTTAGAGTCAGTTGcagtcagttacagtcagtcacagtcagtcagagtcagttacagtcagttacagtcagttgcagtcagtcagttacagtcagttgcagtcagttacagtcagttacagtcagttacagtcagttacagtcagttagtcagttacagtcacttagagtcagttacagtcagttacagtcagttagtcagttacagtcagttacagtcagtcagttagtcagttacagtcagttacagtcagttagtcagttacagtcagttacagtcagtcagttagtcagttacagtcagttacagtcacttagagtcagttacagtcagttacagtcagtcagttacagtcagttacagtcagttacagtcagttacagtcagagtcagttacagtcagtcAAAGTCAGTTAGAGTCAGTtagtcagttacagtcagttaatcagttacagtcagtcagttacagtcagttacagtcagttagtcagttacagtcagtcACAGTCAGTCACAGTCAGTCAgagtcagttacagtcagttagtcagttacagtcagttacagtcagtcACAGTCAGTTAGAGTCAGTTAGAGTCAGTTGCAGTCAGTTGCAGTCAGTTGCAGTCAGTTGcagtcagttacagtcagtcACAGTCAGTCAGAGTCAGTTGcagtcagttacagtcagttacagtcagttacagtcagttacagtcagttgcagtcagtcagttacagtcagttacagtcagttacagtcagttgcagtcagtcagttacagtcagtcagttacagtcagttacagtcagttagagtcagttacagtcagtcACAGTCAGTTAGAGTCAGTTAGTCGGTTACAGTCAGTTAATCAGttacagtcagtcagtcagttacagtcaattacagtcagttacagtcagttaGTCAGTtagtcagttacagtcagtcACAGTCAGTCACAGTCAGTCACAGTCAGTCACAGTCAGTCACAGTCAGTCacagtcagttacagtcagttagtcagttacagtcagttagtcagttacagtcagtcacagtcagtcagtcagttagagtcagttacagtcagttgCAGTCAGTTGcagtcagttacagtcagttacagtcagttagtcagttacagtcagtcACAGTCAGTCACAGTCAgtcacagtcagtcagtcagtcagagtcagttacagtcagttagtcagttacagtcagttagtcagttacagtcagtcacagtcagtcagagtcagttacagtcagttacagtcagttaCAATCAGTTGCAGTcagtcagttacagtcagttacagtcagttacagtcagttgCAGTCAGTTGCAGTCAGTTGCAGTCAGTTGCAGTCAGTTGCAGTCAGTAGACTAGTTTCTGACATGCTCTGAGTGATTTTAAacgtgttgtttgtgtgtttgtgtgcagggtGTGTATTTGTCGCATGACGCTGACGGCTCAGGTGTGATCTGCTCCAGAGAGCTGCCGCCGGCCTTCAAGGCTGCaggtaagaaaatatatttatttatattttatagattATTGAGAGGAAACAGACTGGAAACACTGTTAAGGTCCAATTAGATCTGTGTgatagtgtgtgttagtgtgtgatagcgtgtgttagcgtgtgttagcatgtgttagcgtgtgttagcgtgtattattgtgttagtgtgtgttagcatgtgttagcgtgtattattgtgtgttagcgtgtgttagcgtgtattattgtgtgttagtgtgtgttattgtgttagtGTGTCTTAGTGTATGTtagtgtgtattattgtgtgttagcgtgtgttagtgtgtgttagcatgtgttagcatgtattattgtgtgttagtgtgtgttagcatgtgttagcatgtgttagtgtgtgttattgtgtgttagtatgtgttaatgtgtgttagtgtgtattactgtgttagcgtgtgttattgtgtgttagtgtgtgttagtgtgtgttattgtgtgttagtgtgtgttagcgtgtgttattgtgtgttagtgtgtattattgtgttagcgtgttagtgtgtgttattgtgtgttagtgtgtgttattgtgtgttagtgtgtgttattgtgtgttagtgtgtgttagcatgtgttaatgtgtgttagcatgtgttagtgtgtattattgtgtgttagtgtgtgttaacgtgtattattgtgtgttagtgtgttttattgtgtgttagtgtgtgttagcgtgtgttagcgtgtattattgtgtgttagcgtgtgttagtgtgtgttagcatgtgttagcatgtattattgtgtgttagtgtgtgttagcatgtgttagcatgtgttagtgtgtgttattgtgtgttagtatgtgttaatgtgtgttagtgtgtattactgtgttagcgtgtgttattgtgtgttagtgtgtgttagtgtgtgttattgtgtgttagtgtgtgttagcgtgtgttattgtgtgttagtgtgtattattgtgttagcgtgttagtgtgtgttattgtgtgttagtgtgtgttattgtgtgttagtgtgtgttattgtgtgttagtgtgtgttagcatgtgttaatgtgtgttagcatgtgttagtgtgtattattgtgtgttagtgtgtgttaacgtGTATTATtatgtgttagtgtgttttattgtgtgttagtgtgtgttagcgtgtgttagcgtgtgttaGGGCGTGTTAGCGTGTGTTAgcgtgttagtgtgtgttagtgtgtattattgtgtgtttgtgtgtgttagtgtgtgttagcatgtattattgtgttagtgtgtgttagcatgtgttagagtgttattgtgtgttagcgtgttagcgtgtgttattttgtgttagtgtgtattattgtgtgttagtatgtgttagcgtgtgttagtgtgtgttagcgtgtgttagcgtgtgttagtgtgttagcgtgtgttagtgtgtgttagcatgtgttagcgtgtgttagtgtgtgtttgcgtgtgttattgtgtgttagcgtgtgttattgtgtgttagcgtttgttattgtgtgttagcgtgtgttagcgtgtattattgtgttggtgtgtgttagcgtgtgttagcgtgtgttagtgtgttttagtgtgtgttagcgtgtgttagcgtgtgctagtgtgtgttattgtgtgttattgtgtattattgtgttagcgtgtgttagtgtgtattattgtgtgttagtgtgtattattgtgttagcgtgtgttagcgtgtgttaacgtgtattattgtgtgttattgtgtattaATAGTgtattgtgtattattgtgtgtttgcaggtttCCCTCTCAACGATCAGCTCTACAAGCTTATTATCCGTCGCTATAGTGACGAGCACGGCGACATGGACTTTGATAATTTCATTGGCTGCCTGGTGCGACTGGACGCCATGTGCAGTGAGTCACTTCCTGttgtctgacattttttgatctGCTTATTGATCCGCTTTTTGATCCGCTTATTGATCCGCTTTTTGATCCGCTTTTTGATCCACTTATTGATCCGTTCATCTGAGACCAGATATTTGAAGAAACAAGACATTCATAGACGTCACATTTCCTATTAAAATAAccaacagattattaaataatcaaTATTTGCAATCAGCTACAGACTCCTCTTTATAGTCcgattattgattgattattgatttatCAGTGAGAGAATCTATCTATTCCTGCAGGAGCATTTAAGACTCTGGACAAAGACAACAACGGCTCCATCGACCTCGACATCAAGGAGGTGAAAcactttatttattctatttctgAGGAAGTTTGGTTTTTATCagcagaaaaaggagaaaaaacttctaaaattcACATAGTTTCACACggtgctgctgttttccatcaAATATGAACTTTACTTACTGCTGTTggttttctgcacatttagctcaaaataaaagcatggattttatcttttaacacagaaaatacaactagatgattttattattagtCCCTGTAGGGAAATTAGTTGTTCCAGCACCATGGAtgttcaatttttattttttatttttctgcgaCACCCTTGCAGCcagattttaatcatttaagaaaaataatttttatttactttttattcttgacagattttaaccattttaaaaattatttttaatgtcttttttcttcctggCATCCTTGAGGTCACATTTTAATCACTtcttttgaaagatttttttttattcttgacagattttagtctttaaaaaaaaaaaaaaaaaaaaaattattttatttttattcctgatagatttttaaccattttcaaaaaatgatttaattttttccccTGAAACTGTTGCTGccaggttttaataattttttgaaataatttttagatatttttctttattcgtgacagattttaataatttttaaaatagttttttttttttttcttcccgaTACTCTTGATGacagattttaacttttttttttttttttttctgacaccgTTGTGGCcagattttaatctttttttttaagattttttttttaagtattccTGACAgaatttaaccatttttaaaattatttaatttttttttcttcctgataCCCTTGCAGCCggattttaagaattttttgaaatttttttttttcctgacagattttaaccattttcaaaaaaattgaaGCTGTTACTCTCaggttttaatattgtttttaaaataatttttagatttttttttttattcctgacagatttgaatcatttttaaaattatttttaattcagtttaattgaaataaatatatttaaattagtttttagaGTGCAGGACAAACAGCTTTTATCGTTCTTGctgctttttgtgattttagatc comes from Amphiprion ocellaris isolate individual 3 ecotype Okinawa chromosome 7, ASM2253959v1, whole genome shotgun sequence and encodes:
- the capns1b gene encoding calpain small subunit 1b translates to MFLAKKFIGGIIDVISDIDPGQLIPSDPPPPRRPFNFAESHESEEEKQFRKVFQQLAGDDMEVSPNELMNILNKVVGKHGSLRTDGFSIESCRSMVAVMDSDSTGKLGFHEFKYLWNNIKRWQGVYLSHDADGSGVICSRELPPAFKAAGFPLNDQLYKLIIRRYSDEHGDMDFDNFIGCLVRLDAMCRAFKTLDKDNNGSIDLDIKEWLQLTMYS